One Mycobacteroides abscessus ATCC 19977 genomic window carries:
- a CDS encoding NAD-dependent succinate-semialdehyde dehydrogenase: MVDSALTHQDRHETTFPVVNPATEEVLADVADLDGAAAVAALDNAVAAQRSWAATTPQQRSDVLMRAYTLMIQRTEDLALLMTLEMGKPLPESRGEVAYAAEFFRWFAGEAVRLDGSVMLAPDGQSRLIVTHRPVGPCLLITPWNFPLAMGTRKIGPALAAGCTCLVKPAEQTPLSMLALLGILREAGVPDGVVSVITTADPGATMAPLLADPRVRKLSFTGSTEVGRYLLAQCAPTVKRTSMELGGNAPFIVFDDADPEEAAAGALIAKMRNIGQACTAANRIYVQRGIADAFTEALTTKLTALRMGPGVEPGVDVGPLIDPDAVAKADRLVTDARKRGATVRLGGEVPDGTGYFYPPSVLTDVPDESDMMRTEIFAPVAAIATFETEQEVITRANDSEFGLVAYLYTNDTRRGWRVSEQLETGMVGLNRPVVSTPAAPFGGVKQSGIGREGGFAGIEEFMETKYIGAAV; encoded by the coding sequence GTGGTCGACAGCGCGCTCACCCACCAGGACCGTCACGAAACCACCTTTCCGGTCGTCAATCCCGCGACCGAGGAAGTGCTGGCCGACGTAGCCGATCTGGACGGCGCCGCGGCCGTCGCCGCGCTGGACAATGCCGTTGCCGCCCAAAGATCCTGGGCCGCGACCACACCGCAGCAGCGATCCGATGTGCTGATGCGTGCCTACACCCTGATGATCCAGCGCACTGAGGACCTAGCACTGCTGATGACCCTGGAGATGGGTAAGCCGCTGCCTGAGTCACGCGGCGAAGTCGCTTATGCGGCAGAGTTTTTCCGCTGGTTCGCGGGCGAGGCCGTGCGCCTGGACGGGAGTGTGATGCTGGCACCCGACGGCCAGTCGCGATTGATCGTCACACACCGCCCGGTGGGCCCCTGCCTGCTCATAACCCCGTGGAACTTCCCGCTGGCCATGGGAACCCGCAAGATCGGCCCCGCATTGGCCGCGGGCTGCACCTGCCTGGTCAAGCCCGCCGAACAGACACCGCTATCGATGCTCGCCCTGCTGGGCATCCTGCGCGAGGCGGGTGTCCCCGACGGCGTCGTCTCGGTCATCACCACCGCCGATCCCGGCGCAACCATGGCCCCGCTGCTCGCCGACCCCCGGGTACGCAAGCTCTCGTTTACCGGGTCCACCGAGGTCGGGCGCTACTTGCTGGCCCAGTGCGCACCCACCGTCAAACGCACCTCGATGGAGCTGGGCGGCAACGCGCCATTCATCGTCTTTGACGACGCCGACCCCGAGGAGGCAGCCGCCGGTGCGTTGATCGCAAAGATGCGCAACATCGGCCAGGCGTGCACGGCCGCCAACAGAATCTACGTGCAGCGCGGTATCGCCGACGCGTTCACCGAGGCGCTGACCACCAAACTCACGGCACTACGCATGGGCCCCGGCGTGGAGCCGGGGGTCGATGTGGGCCCGCTGATCGATCCCGATGCCGTGGCCAAGGCCGATCGACTGGTGACGGACGCCCGAAAGCGTGGTGCCACAGTGCGGCTGGGCGGAGAGGTGCCCGACGGCACCGGCTACTTCTACCCTCCATCGGTGTTGACCGATGTGCCCGACGAGAGCGACATGATGCGCACCGAGATCTTCGCCCCGGTCGCCGCGATAGCGACATTCGAGACCGAGCAGGAGGTGATCACGCGTGCCAATGACTCCGAATTCGGCCTCGTGGCATACCTTTACACCAATGACACGCGGCGCGGTTGGCGCGTGTCCGAGCAGCTGGAGACGGGCATGGTGGGGCTGAATCGTCCCGTCGTGTCGACGCCCGCCGCGCCGTTCGGCGGCGTCAAGCAGTCCGGGATCGGACGCGAAGGCGGCTTCGCGGGAATCGAGGAGTTCATGGAGACCAAGTACATCGGCGCGGCGGTATGA
- a CDS encoding hydrogen peroxide-inducible genes activator, producing the protein MSDRSYQPTVVGLRAFVAIARKRHFGSAAGELGVSQPSLSQALSMLEEGLGVRLVERNTRKVLLTPEGDALLEKAISALNAVDEFTSAASGVRDPFAQTLRLGLIPTVAPYVLPMVLSGLSREFPEMSLRVTEDQTHRLLRSLSDGTLDVAVMALPVQTQGMAEIPMYREDFVLALPSGHPLAGSKNVEPADLADMPLLLLDEGHCLRDQALEVCQLAGVRPDLGHTRAASLATAVQCVEGGLGVTLIPGTAVTAETASGGLATATFAAPVPGRRIGLVYRAISAREDAYRRLAELLTRLVSAVHPVTADAA; encoded by the coding sequence ATGTCCGATCGTAGTTATCAGCCAACAGTCGTCGGCCTGCGCGCCTTCGTGGCTATCGCACGTAAACGCCATTTCGGCAGTGCGGCCGGCGAGCTCGGCGTGAGTCAGCCCTCACTTTCGCAGGCCCTGTCCATGCTCGAAGAGGGACTGGGCGTGCGGCTTGTCGAACGCAACACCCGCAAGGTGCTACTCACTCCCGAAGGCGACGCGCTACTGGAGAAGGCTATCTCCGCGCTCAATGCCGTTGACGAATTCACTTCTGCGGCAAGCGGCGTTCGCGATCCGTTTGCCCAGACGTTGCGGCTGGGACTGATACCCACCGTGGCCCCTTACGTGCTCCCCATGGTGCTCAGCGGGCTGTCCCGCGAGTTCCCCGAGATGTCGCTGCGGGTTACCGAGGACCAGACCCACCGGCTGCTGCGATCGCTGTCCGACGGGACCCTGGACGTCGCGGTGATGGCGTTGCCCGTGCAAACCCAGGGCATGGCTGAGATACCCATGTATCGGGAGGACTTCGTCCTGGCCCTACCGTCCGGTCACCCCCTTGCCGGCAGCAAGAATGTGGAGCCGGCAGATCTGGCCGATATGCCACTGCTGTTGCTGGACGAGGGCCATTGCCTACGCGATCAGGCCCTGGAGGTGTGCCAGCTCGCCGGGGTGCGCCCCGATCTGGGCCACACCCGCGCGGCCTCGCTGGCCACCGCCGTGCAATGCGTCGAGGGTGGTCTCGGAGTCACGCTCATTCCGGGCACCGCGGTCACCGCCGAGACCGCCAGCGGCGGTTTGGCCACCGCAACGTTCGCCGCGCCGGTACCCGGCCGGCGGATCGGTTTGGTGTATCGCGCGATCAGCGCGCGCGAGGACGCCTACCGGCGGCTGGCCGAACTGCTTACCCGACTCGTGTCGGCCGTGCATCCGGTGACGGCCGACGCGGCCTAA
- a CDS encoding amidase codes for MHKPTDPTEMTALELVAAYTSGELSPVEATAAVLSRIAQHDSAINAYCLVDEEAALAAATESEERWRGHYTRGLLDGVPISIKDVFLTRNWPTLRGSGLIDPDGPWDVDSPAVQRIRADGMVMVGKTTTPEFAWKGVTDSRQRGITHNPADPSRTAGGSSGGSAAAVAAGMAPMSIGTDGGGSVRIPASFCGVVGFKPTHGRIPMYPISPFGPLAHGGPITRTVEDAALLMDIISLPDYRDPTSLSPTLTTYRSQVYRDMTGLDIAYSPTLGYVDVDPEVADLVENAVNALNDAGLPVTHADPGFSDPIDSFETLWAAGAAASLNNYGALDDVGTDIDPGLAQMWDTGAGASATEYLAARNTCVQLGVTMGAFHELHNVLITPTVPIPAFPLGADVPPNSGMRWWAQWTPFTYPFNMTQQPALSIPVGNTAQGLPVGMQIVGPRHSDDLVLAVGHFAERVLAG; via the coding sequence ATGCATAAACCGACCGACCCCACCGAGATGACGGCTCTGGAGCTGGTGGCCGCCTACACCTCGGGAGAGTTGTCGCCGGTGGAGGCAACGGCGGCGGTGCTATCCCGAATCGCCCAACACGACAGTGCGATCAATGCATATTGCCTCGTCGACGAGGAAGCGGCACTGGCGGCGGCCACCGAATCCGAGGAGCGCTGGCGCGGCCACTACACCCGCGGACTGCTTGACGGCGTCCCGATTTCGATCAAAGACGTCTTTCTCACGCGGAACTGGCCCACCCTGCGCGGCTCCGGGCTCATCGATCCCGACGGGCCATGGGATGTGGATAGTCCCGCCGTACAACGCATCCGCGCCGACGGCATGGTCATGGTCGGAAAGACCACCACACCCGAATTCGCCTGGAAGGGCGTGACCGACAGTCGCCAGCGCGGAATCACCCACAACCCGGCCGACCCGAGCCGCACGGCGGGCGGCTCCTCGGGCGGCAGCGCGGCCGCCGTCGCCGCGGGCATGGCGCCGATGTCCATCGGTACTGACGGCGGAGGCAGCGTCCGGATACCCGCCAGTTTCTGCGGTGTGGTCGGATTCAAACCCACCCACGGCCGCATTCCGATGTACCCGATCAGCCCTTTCGGCCCGCTCGCACACGGCGGACCCATCACCCGAACGGTGGAAGACGCTGCGCTGCTTATGGACATCATCAGCCTGCCGGACTATCGCGATCCCACCTCGCTGTCACCCACCCTCACCACCTACCGCTCACAGGTGTACCGCGACATGACCGGGTTGGACATCGCCTACTCCCCCACACTCGGGTACGTCGACGTTGATCCAGAGGTCGCCGACTTGGTGGAGAACGCGGTGAACGCACTCAACGATGCCGGCCTACCGGTCACCCACGCAGACCCCGGCTTCAGCGACCCCATCGACTCGTTCGAAACCCTGTGGGCTGCCGGCGCGGCAGCCAGCCTGAACAACTACGGTGCCCTGGACGACGTGGGTACGGATATCGATCCCGGACTGGCCCAGATGTGGGATACCGGCGCCGGAGCCTCGGCCACCGAGTATCTGGCGGCCCGCAACACGTGTGTGCAATTGGGAGTCACCATGGGGGCATTCCACGAGCTGCACAACGTGCTCATCACACCGACTGTCCCGATCCCCGCCTTCCCGCTGGGCGCCGACGTTCCACCGAACTCCGGCATGCGCTGGTGGGCGCAGTGGACCCCATTCACCTACCCGTTCAATATGACCCAACAACCCGCGCTGTCCATTCCGGTGGGCAACACCGCGCAGGGGCTGCCTGTCGGCATGCAGATCGTGGGGCCGCGGCACAGCGACGACCTAGTGCTGGCGGTGGGGCACTTCGCGGAGCGGGTACTCGCTGGCTAG
- a CDS encoding Asp/Glu/hydantoin racemase encodes MDFSSLPDFAESADQRGIGIIAPFDLALERELWRWVPAEVSLHLARTPYEPVPVSRAMAELVSNTSHLQAATRDVLHVEPEVVAYLCTSGSFIRGVQHERELVDAIMAAGAKSAVTTSGALAEAVTALNINRISVITPYDAELTELLAKFLGELGVTVVRTDHLGLGGGIWKVNYRTVAERILAADTADAEAIFVSCTNLRTYDVIDPLEQLLGKPVLTANQLTIWACLDRMSLPMMGPGRWLRDVFGGGGSSD; translated from the coding sequence GTGGATTTCTCGTCTCTTCCCGACTTCGCTGAGTCGGCGGATCAGCGTGGCATCGGTATCATCGCGCCCTTCGACTTGGCGCTGGAACGCGAGCTCTGGCGTTGGGTTCCGGCAGAAGTGTCGCTGCATCTTGCCCGTACGCCGTACGAGCCGGTGCCGGTGAGTCGGGCCATGGCCGAGCTGGTGTCCAATACCTCTCACCTACAGGCGGCCACCCGAGATGTGCTGCATGTTGAGCCCGAAGTTGTTGCCTACCTGTGTACTTCGGGAAGTTTCATCCGTGGGGTCCAGCATGAGCGGGAGCTGGTGGATGCGATCATGGCGGCGGGCGCCAAGTCCGCGGTTACTACGTCGGGAGCGCTGGCCGAGGCGGTGACCGCGCTGAACATCAATCGCATCAGCGTCATCACTCCGTATGACGCCGAGCTGACCGAGCTGCTCGCAAAATTCCTGGGGGAGTTGGGGGTAACCGTGGTGCGAACGGACCATCTGGGCTTGGGCGGCGGCATCTGGAAGGTCAACTATCGCACTGTGGCCGAACGGATACTGGCGGCCGACACCGCTGATGCGGAGGCGATCTTCGTCAGCTGTACCAATCTGCGCACCTATGACGTGATCGACCCGCTGGAGCAGCTGTTGGGCAAGCCGGTGCTGACGGCCAACCAACTGACCATCTGGGCCTGCCTGGACCGGATGAGTCTTCCCATGATGGGGCCCGGCCGGTGGCTCCGCGATGTATTCGGAGGAGGAGGTTCAAGTGACTAA
- a CDS encoding peroxiredoxin, which yields MTLRTIGDEFPAYNLTAVIGGDLSKVNAQQPDDYFTTVTSDDHPGKWRVIFFWPKDFTFVCPTEIAAFGRLNDEFADRDTQVLGASVDNEFVHFQWRAQHEDLKTLPFPMLSDLKRELAEAAGVLNADGVADRATFIVDPDNIIQFVSVTAGSVGRNVDEVLRVLDALQSDELCACNWRKGDPTINAGELMSAGV from the coding sequence GTGACTCTGCGCACCATCGGCGATGAATTCCCGGCATACAACCTCACTGCGGTCATCGGCGGCGACCTGTCGAAGGTGAACGCACAGCAGCCCGACGACTATTTCACTACCGTGACCAGCGATGACCACCCTGGCAAGTGGCGTGTGATCTTCTTCTGGCCCAAGGATTTCACCTTCGTGTGCCCCACCGAGATCGCCGCGTTCGGCCGTCTGAACGACGAGTTCGCCGACCGCGACACTCAGGTGCTGGGTGCCTCGGTGGACAACGAGTTCGTCCACTTCCAGTGGCGTGCTCAGCACGAGGATCTCAAGACCTTGCCGTTCCCGATGCTCAGCGACCTCAAGCGCGAGCTGGCGGAGGCGGCGGGTGTGCTGAACGCCGATGGTGTGGCCGACCGCGCCACCTTCATCGTCGACCCCGACAACATCATTCAGTTCGTCTCCGTCACGGCAGGTTCCGTGGGCCGCAACGTGGACGAGGTGCTCCGCGTGCTTGACGCGCTGCAGTCCGACGAGCTGTGCGCCTGCAACTGGCGCAAGGGCGACCCGACCATCAACGCGGGCGAGCTGATGAGCGCAGGCGTCTAG
- a CDS encoding GntR family transcriptional regulator, with protein MTTLVPEEFAPLERQSTAELIAERLRIAIMRGVLAPGAQLGEASLAAQFAVSRGPLREAMQRLVSEGLLRSERNRGIFVIELTDDDVLDVYRSRSAIERAALECIMTGDTVTAYRRLLVPVAVMTEAAARGDVVAVTDADQDFHEVLVDCSGSPRLRRAMRTLLLETRMLLGELQGAYPDLSEQVREHEVLCAAIGAGDAPAAYRLIDEHMHDAVTRLMARRDPGSVE; from the coding sequence ATGACGACACTGGTACCTGAGGAGTTTGCACCCCTGGAGAGGCAGTCGACCGCGGAGTTGATCGCCGAGCGGCTGCGGATCGCGATCATGCGTGGTGTGCTGGCGCCCGGCGCGCAGCTGGGTGAGGCGTCGTTGGCAGCGCAGTTCGCGGTATCTCGCGGGCCGCTGCGCGAAGCCATGCAGCGCTTGGTGTCCGAGGGTCTGCTGCGCAGTGAGCGCAATCGCGGAATTTTCGTCATTGAACTGACCGACGACGACGTGCTGGACGTCTACCGGTCACGGTCAGCCATCGAGCGAGCGGCGCTGGAGTGCATCATGACCGGGGACACCGTCACCGCATACCGGAGGCTTCTGGTTCCGGTGGCGGTGATGACCGAGGCAGCCGCGCGCGGCGATGTCGTCGCCGTCACCGATGCCGATCAAGACTTCCACGAGGTGTTGGTCGACTGCTCGGGAAGCCCCCGGCTGCGCCGCGCCATGCGCACACTGCTGTTGGAGACGCGGATGCTGCTGGGCGAGCTGCAGGGCGCCTATCCGGATCTCTCCGAGCAGGTGCGTGAGCACGAAGTGCTGTGTGCGGCCATCGGTGCCGGTGATGCGCCCGCCGCGTATCGACTCATTGACGAGCACATGCATGATGCGGTCACGCGCCTCATGGCACGTCGTGATCCGGGATCGGTGGAGTAA
- a CDS encoding isocitrate lyase/PEP mutase family protein, translating to MSTDLAAKASLLKSLHVPGDPVFLPTVWDAWSAKLAADAGFAALTVGSHPLADSVGKADAEGMSFDDVVARVSQITAAVDLPVSVDIESGYAQTAQRLIEGLIEAGAVGLNIEDTVHSEGGRLREPQEHADLVGALRVAADQSGVPVVINARTDVLLRQIGEESDRVDRAIARLKLAAEAGADSLYPVGRHDPDVQRRLTSELPLPVNAIAVPDVDDPASFGPLGVGRISFGPFFQRALSARAEEILGRWR from the coding sequence ATGTCGACCGACCTCGCCGCCAAGGCCTCGCTGCTCAAGTCGCTTCACGTCCCGGGCGATCCGGTGTTCCTCCCGACGGTGTGGGACGCGTGGTCGGCCAAGTTGGCCGCGGACGCCGGATTTGCGGCGCTTACGGTGGGCTCACATCCGCTCGCGGATTCGGTGGGCAAGGCCGATGCCGAGGGCATGTCATTCGACGATGTGGTGGCCCGGGTCTCGCAGATCACCGCGGCGGTGGACCTGCCGGTCTCGGTGGATATCGAGTCCGGCTACGCACAAACGGCACAACGACTCATCGAGGGACTGATCGAGGCGGGTGCTGTCGGATTGAACATCGAGGACACTGTGCACAGCGAGGGCGGGCGCCTTCGCGAGCCCCAGGAGCACGCGGACCTTGTTGGCGCACTTCGTGTTGCCGCCGATCAGTCAGGCGTTCCGGTGGTAATCAATGCACGCACCGATGTCCTCTTGCGGCAGATCGGGGAGGAGTCGGACCGGGTGGATCGGGCCATCGCTCGGTTGAAGCTGGCTGCGGAGGCAGGCGCCGACTCGCTCTACCCGGTGGGACGCCATGATCCGGATGTGCAGCGCCGCTTGACCTCTGAGCTTCCGCTGCCGGTGAACGCCATTGCCGTTCCCGACGTCGATGACCCCGCGTCGTTCGGCCCGCTGGGGGTCGGACGTATCAGCTTCGGTCCGTTCTTTCAGAGGGCGCTGTCGGCGCGTGCCGAGGAGATTCTCGGACGCTGGCGTTAG
- a CDS encoding DUF3830 family protein has product MDRHISITLTKRNVTCRARLLDAEAPRTCDTVWNSLPVLGQAYHAKYARNEVYTLLPPLLPAPGRENPTVTPIPGDVCFFGFEPWEIGNPAYGYEPGSEAHSAQGATDLAIFYGRNNLLINGDAGWVPGNVFATIEEGLSDIAAACQDLWLTGVQGEQLAFARA; this is encoded by the coding sequence ATGGACCGCCACATCTCCATCACGCTGACCAAGCGGAATGTCACCTGCCGCGCCCGGCTGCTGGATGCCGAGGCGCCGAGAACCTGTGACACGGTATGGAATTCGCTGCCGGTGCTGGGCCAGGCCTATCACGCCAAGTATGCGCGCAACGAGGTGTATACGCTGCTGCCGCCGCTGCTTCCGGCGCCGGGCCGCGAAAACCCGACTGTCACGCCGATACCCGGCGATGTCTGTTTCTTCGGTTTCGAGCCGTGGGAAATAGGTAATCCCGCCTATGGGTACGAGCCCGGCTCGGAAGCACATTCGGCACAGGGCGCCACCGACCTGGCGATCTTCTACGGCCGGAACAATCTATTGATCAACGGTGACGCCGGCTGGGTACCAGGAAACGTCTTCGCGACCATTGAAGAGGGCTTGAGCGACATCGCCGCGGCCTGCCAGGACCTGTGGCTCACCGGAGTGCAGGGCGAGCAGTTGGCCTTCGCGCGGGCATAG
- a CDS encoding D-2-hydroxyacid dehydrogenase, with product MNEQLVRRPVIAVQHSPDSVPERLAPVTAAAEVRLVESDRLATALPGAEVLFVYDFRSSALRETWSAADSLRWVQIASTGVDPVLFDEFVASDVVLTNSRGIFERPIAEYVLAQILAFAKDIRRSTRAQAALSWRHFESESIEGTPVGVLGTGPIGQAISTLLGAVGMRVTVLGRAESADLSSHVGEFEYLVLAAPLTPQTRGIVNARVLSAMRPTARLINVGRGELVGTWDLVSALNRGGIAGAALDVTDPEPLPVGHPLWRTPNTHITPHNSGDVRGWSDRLQDQFVVNFERYLRGEELLNIVDKNRMHRHA from the coding sequence ATGAACGAGCAGCTTGTGCGAAGACCAGTGATAGCCGTACAGCACTCGCCTGATTCGGTACCCGAGCGTCTCGCCCCGGTGACCGCGGCCGCCGAAGTACGCCTTGTGGAATCCGACCGGCTGGCGACGGCACTGCCTGGAGCCGAGGTCTTGTTCGTATACGACTTCCGCTCCTCGGCGCTGCGCGAAACATGGTCTGCCGCAGACTCGCTGCGCTGGGTTCAGATCGCGTCGACCGGAGTGGATCCGGTCTTGTTCGATGAGTTCGTGGCGAGCGATGTGGTGCTCACCAATTCTCGCGGCATCTTCGAGCGCCCCATCGCCGAGTACGTGCTGGCACAGATTCTGGCCTTTGCCAAAGATATTCGCCGATCCACCAGGGCGCAGGCCGCGTTGAGCTGGCGGCACTTCGAATCCGAGAGCATCGAGGGCACTCCGGTCGGAGTACTCGGCACCGGACCGATAGGTCAGGCGATCTCCACCCTCCTCGGGGCAGTAGGCATGCGAGTAACAGTGCTTGGGCGAGCCGAATCTGCCGACTTGTCTTCGCATGTAGGTGAATTCGAATACCTGGTGCTGGCCGCGCCGCTCACCCCGCAGACGCGGGGCATCGTGAATGCCCGCGTGCTCTCCGCTATGCGGCCGACCGCCCGGCTCATCAACGTGGGCCGGGGTGAACTGGTGGGCACCTGGGACCTGGTGTCGGCACTGAACAGGGGCGGGATCGCGGGCGCCGCGCTGGACGTCACCGATCCCGAACCACTGCCGGTGGGACATCCGTTGTGGCGCACCCCCAACACCCACATAACCCCACACAACAGTGGTGACGTGCGTGGTTGGTCCGACCGTCTTCAGGACCAATTCGTCGTCAATTTCGAGCGCTACCTGCGGGGTGAGGAACTTCTGAATATCGTCGACAAGAACAGGATGCACCGCCATGCATAA
- a CDS encoding aspartate aminotransferase family protein, translated as MPVGLRASGSSATALSPVLKQATPVVAARGQGCYLYDETDREYLDFTAGIGVVSTGHCHPRVVEAAQRQVATLIHGQYTTVMHRPLQNLVRRLGEVLPPSLNSLFFANSGSEAVEAAVRLARQATGRPNIIVFQGGFHGRTLAAATMTTSGPRFSSGIGPLMAGVYSAPFPTAYRYGWSEAEATRFALQELDYLFATATAPGQVAAMVIEPVLGEGGYIPANTEFLTGIAERAREHGILLVLDEVQTGFGRTGQYFGHQHFGVTPDVLVMAKGIASGFPISGIAASAELMGRAWPGSQGGTYGANAVACAAALATLDVIDEEGLVDNARARGQELLDGARKIAADRGIDGDVRGLGLMVGVEFSQDGRPAPQRAARAQAAAAENGLLLLMCGPHMNVVRMIPPLVVTADQISDALGIWSSVVAGL; from the coding sequence GTGCCTGTCGGTCTTCGCGCAAGCGGCTCATCCGCAACCGCGCTATCACCCGTTCTCAAGCAGGCCACCCCAGTGGTGGCGGCGCGAGGCCAGGGTTGCTATCTGTACGACGAAACAGACCGCGAATACCTGGATTTCACCGCGGGAATCGGTGTGGTGAGCACCGGCCATTGCCATCCGCGCGTGGTCGAGGCCGCGCAGCGGCAGGTAGCCACCCTCATCCACGGGCAGTACACGACGGTGATGCACCGCCCGCTGCAGAATTTGGTGCGGCGCCTCGGCGAGGTACTGCCGCCTAGCCTGAATTCACTGTTTTTCGCCAACTCCGGCAGTGAAGCCGTCGAGGCTGCCGTGCGGCTGGCGCGTCAGGCCACCGGACGTCCCAATATCATTGTGTTCCAGGGCGGATTTCATGGCCGCACACTGGCCGCCGCCACGATGACCACCTCCGGCCCGCGGTTCTCATCGGGAATCGGTCCACTGATGGCGGGTGTATACAGCGCTCCCTTCCCCACGGCGTATCGGTACGGCTGGAGCGAGGCCGAGGCCACACGGTTCGCGCTACAAGAGCTCGACTACCTGTTCGCGACGGCCACCGCCCCGGGCCAGGTCGCGGCGATGGTCATCGAGCCGGTGCTCGGCGAGGGTGGCTACATCCCCGCCAACACCGAATTCCTCACCGGCATTGCCGAGCGCGCGCGCGAGCATGGCATCCTCTTGGTCCTCGACGAGGTGCAGACCGGATTCGGGCGCACCGGGCAATACTTCGGGCACCAGCATTTCGGCGTCACACCGGATGTTCTGGTGATGGCCAAGGGAATCGCGAGCGGATTCCCCATCTCGGGCATCGCTGCCTCCGCCGAGTTGATGGGGCGTGCCTGGCCGGGTTCGCAGGGCGGCACCTACGGGGCCAACGCCGTCGCATGTGCCGCTGCGCTGGCCACTCTCGATGTGATCGACGAGGAGGGCCTCGTCGACAATGCGCGTGCGCGGGGCCAGGAACTTCTGGATGGGGCTCGAAAGATCGCCGCTGACAGAGGAATAGATGGGGACGTACGCGGCCTCGGACTGATGGTTGGCGTGGAGTTCAGCCAGGATGGCCGACCGGCACCGCAACGTGCGGCGCGGGCACAGGCAGCAGCCGCCGAGAACGGTCTATTGCTACTCATGTGCGGCCCGCACATGAACGTGGTGCGCATGATTCCGCCGCTGGTGGTGACGGCCGATCAGATATCCGATGCCCTCGGTATCTGGAGCAGTGTGGTGGCGGGGCTGTGA
- a CDS encoding maleate cis-trans isomerase has product MTNIRPTVGFIYPDHAAESDYPLVARQLDMNFPVVHIYGTDLHAVPELLDLGSPERLAEGARLLRPHEPGAVVWACTSGSFVYGPQGAAEQVAGLSEQSGTPASSTSFAFVNAAVALGVSKVAVAASYPRDIAELFVAFLAAHDIEVVSMGEAGIDTAAEVGRLTAHQVDELAGANDHPEAQALLIPDTAMHTIAHVERLESRLDKVVLTANQVTVWEGLRLIDEVPDVSGLGRLFRRQHDDTGT; this is encoded by the coding sequence GTGACTAACATTCGCCCGACGGTGGGGTTCATCTACCCGGATCACGCCGCCGAGTCGGATTACCCGTTGGTGGCGCGGCAGCTCGACATGAACTTCCCCGTGGTGCACATCTATGGCACCGATCTGCATGCCGTGCCCGAGTTACTGGACCTCGGAAGTCCCGAGAGACTTGCCGAGGGAGCGCGGCTGTTGCGGCCTCATGAGCCGGGAGCCGTCGTATGGGCCTGCACCTCGGGCAGCTTTGTCTATGGCCCGCAAGGAGCGGCAGAGCAGGTGGCGGGTTTGTCGGAACAGAGTGGGACGCCGGCGTCCAGCACCTCGTTCGCCTTCGTCAATGCCGCTGTTGCGCTGGGAGTCTCGAAGGTGGCAGTGGCCGCGAGCTACCCGCGGGATATCGCGGAGCTGTTCGTGGCGTTTCTGGCCGCACACGATATCGAGGTGGTATCGATGGGCGAGGCCGGCATCGACACCGCCGCGGAGGTGGGCCGGCTCACCGCGCACCAGGTTGACGAGCTGGCCGGGGCCAATGATCACCCGGAGGCCCAGGCGCTGCTGATCCCGGATACCGCCATGCACACGATCGCGCATGTCGAACGGCTCGAATCGCGACTGGACAAGGTGGTATTGACCGCGAACCAGGTGACGGTGTGGGAAGGTTTGCGATTAATCGACGAGGTGCCCGATGTTTCGGGTTTGGGGCGGCTTTTCAGGAGACAACATGACGACACTGGTACCTGA